The Pithys albifrons albifrons isolate INPA30051 chromosome 13, PitAlb_v1, whole genome shotgun sequence genome has a segment encoding these proteins:
- the SORD gene encoding sorbitol dehydrogenase, with translation MAAAAAGQNVAVVVHRAGDLRLETRPIPEPGPDEVLLRMHSVGICGSDVHYWQHGRIGDFVVKNPMVLGHEASGTVIKVGSGVTHLKPGDRVAIEPGVPREMDEFCKTGRYNLSPTIFFCATPPDDGNLCRYYKHSASYCYKLPDNVTFEEGALIEPLSVGIHACRRAGVTLGSKVFVSGSGPIGLVNVIVAKMMGAAAVVITDLSAPRLQKAKEVGADFTIQVKNESPQEVASKVEAVLGCMPDITVECTGVQACIQAGIYATRSGGTLVLVGLGPEMVTVPIVNAAVREVDIRGIFRYCNTWPVAIALLASKRINVKPLVTHRFPLEKALEAFETTKRGEGVKVMLKCDPTDQSP, from the exons gaaacaCGTCCAATCCCAGAACCAGGTCCCGATG AGGTCCTCCTGCGCATGCATTCCGTCGGGATCTGCGGGTCTGATGTCCACTACTGGCAGCACGGCCGGATCGGGGATTTTGTTGTCAAGAACCCCATGGTGTTGGGGCACGAAGCTTCTGGGACTGTCATCAAAGTGGGCTCAGGGGTGACTCATCTGAAACCAG GTGACCGTGTGGCCATCGAGCCAGGTGTCCCAAGGGAAATGGATGAGTTCTGCAAAACTGGCCGCTACAACCTGTCTCCAACCATCTTCTTCTGTGCGACGCCCCCCGACGATGGGAACCTGTGCCGCTACTACAAGCACAGTGCCAGCTACTGCTACAA GCTCCCAGACAATGTCACCTTTGAAGAAGGAGCCCTTATTGAGCCCCTCTCAGTGGGAATTCATGCCTGCAGAAGAGCAGGAGTCACTCTGGGAAGCAAAGTCTTTGTGTCTGGCTCTG GACCAATTGGCCTTGTTAATGTGATTGTTGCTAAGATGATGGGTGCAGCAGCCGTGGTGATCACAG ATTTATCTGCGCCTCGCCTACAAAAGGCCAAGGAGGTGGGGGCAGATTTCACCATTCAGGTGAAGAATGAGAGCCCACAGGAGGTGGCCTCCAAAGTGGAAGCTGTGCTTGGCTGCATGCCTGACATCACTGTGGAGTGCACAGGGGTGCAAGCCTGCATCCAGGCTGGCATTTAC GCCACTCGTTCTGGTGGGACCTTGGTGCTGGTGGGGCTGGGTCCTGAGATGGTGACGGTGCCCATCGTGAACGCTGCCGTGCGGGAGGTGGATATCCGAGGGATATTCCGCTACTGCAACAC GTGGCCTGTGGCCATCGCTCTGCTCGCATCCAAGCGGATCAATGTCAAGCCCTTGGTTACACACCGCTTCCccctggagaaggctctggaggCGTTCGAGACCACCAAGAGGGGGGAAGGGGTCAAAGTGATGCTGAAGTGTGACCCCACTGACCAgagcccctga